The following DNA comes from Mycolicibacterium aromaticivorans JS19b1 = JCM 16368.
GCCGAGATCGAACCCCGGGTGCTGTTGGTGCACTTCCTACGCGATCAGTTGCGGCTCACCGGAACCCATTGGGGTTGTGACACGTCGAACTGCGGCACTTGCGTGGTGGCGGTGGACGGTGAACCGGTCAAGTCGTGCACGATGCTGGCCGCGATGGCCGGTGGTCACGACATCCGCACGGTGGAAGGACTGGCCGACGGCGCCACGCTGGACCCTGTGCAGGAAGGCTTCATGCAGTGCCACGGCCTGCAGTGCGGGTTCTGCACCCCGGGCATGATGATCACCGCGCGGACGCTGCTCGACCGCAACCCCAACCCGACCGAAGACGAGATCCGCGAAGCCATTTCGGGGCAGATCTGCCGGTGTACCGGATACACCACGATCGTCCGGTCCGTCCAATGGGCCGCAGCGCATTCCGGGCAGGAGGTCCAGGCGTGACCACCGTTGAGCGCAGGCCTGAGGACACCGCCGACAACAACCAGAAGCCGTGCGGCTACGGACGGATGCTGCGCAAAGAAGACCCCCGATTCATCCGTGGCCGCGGCAATTACGTCGATGACGTGCAACTGCCCGGAATGCTGCACCTGGCGATCCTGCGGTCGCCCTACGCGCACGCCACGATCAACAGCATCGACACCACCGCCGCTCAGGCCCATCCCAAGGTCAAGGCCGTCGTCACAGGCGCTGATCTCGCCGAGAAGGGGCTGGCGTGGATGCCCACGCTGTCCAACGACGTGCAAGCCGTACTGGCCACCGACAAGGTGCGTTTCCAGGGGCAGGAAGTGGCGTTCGTCGTCGCCGAAGATCGCTACTCTGCGCGAGATGCGTTGGAGCTCATCGACGTCGACTACGGACCCCTTGATCCGGTGATCGATGTGCGCACCGCACTCGACCCATCGGTGCCGGTGATCCGTACGGATCTCGACGGTAAGACCGATAACCACTGCTTCGACTGGGAGACCGGGGACGCCGCTGCCACCGAGGCGGCCTTCGCCAAGGCCGACGTCGTGGTCAAGCAGGAAATCGTCTATCCCAGAGTGCATCCCGCGCCGATGGAGACCTGTGGCGCGGTCGCCGACCTGGACCCGGTGACCGGAAAGCTGACGTTGTGGTCGACCACCCAGGCCCCACACGCGCACCGCACGCTCTATGCCCTGGTCGCGGGCCTGCCCGAGCACAAGATCCGTATCATCGCCCCCGACATCGGTGGCGGCTTCGGCAATAAAGTGCCGATCTACCCCGGATACGTCTGCGCGATCGTGGGTTCGCTGCTTCTGGGCAGGCCGGTCAAATGGATGGAGGACCGCAGCGAGAACCTGACCTCCACCGGATTCGCCCGGGACTACATCATGGTCGGGGAGATCGCGGCCACCAGCGACGGCAAGATCCTGGCGATCCGTTCCTCGGTGCTCGCCGACCACGGTGCGTTCAATGGTGTTGCCGCACCGGTCAAGTACCCCGCAGGCTTCTTCGGGGTGTTCACCGGCAGCTACGACATCGAAGCCGCGTACTGCCACATGACCGCGGTCTACACCAACAAGGCACCCGGCGGCGTGGCCTATGCGTGTTCGTTCCGCATCACCGAGGCCGTGTACTTCGTCGAACGGCTGGTCGACTGCCTGGCATTCGAGCTGAAGATGGACCCGGCGCAGCTGCGACTGGCGAATCTGCTTCGTGCCGAGCAGTTTCCGTACAAGTCGAAGACCGGTTGGTTGTACGACTCGGGTGACTACGAGGCGACCATGCGGCTGGCCATGGACATGATCGGCTATGACCAACTCCGTGCCGAACAGGCCGAGAAGCGGGCCCGCGGCGAACTGATGGGCATCGGTATGTCGTTCTTCACCGAGGCGGTGGGCGCCGGGCCGCGCAAGGACATGGACATCCTCGGCCTGGGCATGGCCGACGGGTGCGAACTGCGCATTCACCCGACCGGTAAAGCGGTGCTGCGACTTTCGGTTCAGACGCAGGGGCAGGGCCACGAGACGACCTTCGCCCAGATCGTCGCCGAGGAACTCGGCATTCCGCCGGACGACATCGAAGTGGTGCACGGCGACACCGATCAGACCCCGTTCGGTCTGGGCACGTACGGCAGCCGGTCCACCCCGGTGTCTGGTGCGGCAGCTGCCTTGGTGGCACGCAAGATTCGCGACAAGGCCAAGATCATCGCCTCCGGCATGCTCGAGGCGTCGGTGGCAGACCTGGAATGGGACAAGGGCTCCTTCCGCATCAAGGGCGACCCGGCGGCGGCGGTGACCATCCAGGACATCGCGATGCGTGCGCACGGCGCGGGCGATCTGCCCGAAGGCCTCGAAGGCGGGCTGGATGCCGAAGTCTGCTACAACCCGGAGAACCTGACCTATCCGTACGGCGCGTACTTCTGCGTCGTCGACGTGGACCCCGGAACCGCTGTGGTGAAGGTTCGCCGATTCCTGGCGGTCGACGACTGCGGTACCCGGATCAATCCGATGATCATCGAAGGTCAGGTGCACGGCGGCATCGTCGACGGAATCGGTATGGCCCTGATGGAGATGATCGCCTTCGACGAGGAAGGCAACTGCCTGGGTGGCTCGCTGATGGACTACCTGATCCCGACCGCGGTCGAAGTGCCGCACCTGGAGACCGGGCACACCGTCACGCCCTCGCCGCATCACCCGATCGGCGCCAAGGGGGTCGGCGAGTCTGCCACCGTCGGTTCGCCGCCGGCAGTCGTCAACGCAGTGGTGGATGCCTTGGCACCCTTCGGTGTTCGCCATGCCGACATGCCCTTGACGCCGTCGCGGGTGTGGGAGGCCATGCAAGGCCGCGCGACCCCACCGATCTAGCCGAGAATGCCGATGACCATCTCCGAGCGAGCCAGACAGCTGCTGTACGCGCGCACGCCCTTCGTGCATGCCACAGTGGTGCGCGCGCAGCCGCCGACGTCGGCCCGCGCCGGCGACGAGGCGATCCTGCTCGCCGACGGCACGATCGAAGGGTTCGTCGGCGGTGAATGCGCGCAGAACTCCGTGCGCAAGGCTGCTCTCGGCGCGCTGCAGGCCGGCGAAAGCGTGCTCCTGCGGGTGTTGCCCGACGGTGACGTCCACTTTCCCGACGCCCCGGGTGCCAGTGTGGTGGTCAACCCGTGCCTGTCCGGCGGAGCGCTGGAAATCTTTCTGACACCGCAGCTTCCGGCACCCATGGTGCACATCTGCGGCGCTGCGCCCATCGCCGAAGATCTGGCTCGGGTGTGCGGTGTGCTCGGCTACCAGGTTCGCCGTGACGATGTGCCGAACTTCGAGGGCGCCACCGCCGTCGTCATCGCGACCCACGGCGGCGCCGAAGCCGAAACCATCCGCGCGGCACTCCGCGCCGGCGTCGGCTACGTCGGCCTGGTGGCCAGCCGCGTCCGGGGGGCGTCGGTGCTGGAATCTCTTGATCTCGACGATGCCGAGCGGGCCCGGGTGCACACACCTGTGGGGTTGCCCATCGGCGCCAAGACCTCCGCCGAGATCGCGGTGTCGATTGCCGCGGAGGTGATCGCCGGTATCCGCCGCGACGGGCTGCCGGTGTCACCGCGGCAGGACCGACCGACCACCGTCGTCGACCCGGTGTGCGGGATGACGGTTGCCGTCCAGCCGGATACACCGCACCTGCAGATCGGGGACCAGGACTACTGGTTCTGCTGCCCACGCTGTCGGAGCAGTTTCGCGGCTGGGCAGGCATGAGGTTCACCGGCACCGACAACGTCGTCCGTCGTTTCGACGAACACGGCTATCTGCTCGACGACGGCACCGCCTCGGCGTTCTACCTCGCCGCTGCACTGAACCGACCGCTGCTCCTCGAGGGCGAGCCCGGAGTCGGAAAAACCACAGCCGCGAAAGCCCTTGCAGCCGTGCTGAATACGTCACTGATTCGATTGCAGTGTTATGAGGGCCTGACGGCGGCCGAGGCGCTCTACGACTGGAACTACCAGCGACAGCTGCTCGCCATCAAACTCGCGGAATCCCGCGGAGCGGCAATCGAAGAATCCGATCTCTACAGCGAGGCCTATCTGGTGGACCGGCCGATCCTGGCCTGCGTCCGCCATCGGGGCCAGGCCCCACCGGTGCTGTTGATCGACGAAATCGACCGTGCTGACGACGAATTCGAGGCCCTGCTGCTGGAATTCCTCGGCGAATCCGCAGTGACGGTCCCCGAACTCGGCACGTTCGTGGCCCAGCAGCCGCCGGTGACGGTGCTCACCTCCAATCGCAGCCGCGATCTGCACGATGCATTGCGTCGGCGTTGCCTGTACCACTGGATCGACTATCCCCAGCCGGCCCGGGCAGCAGCCATCGTGCGCCGAAGCGTCCCCGGCGCGACCGAGCCTCTGATCGAGCACGCCACCCAATTCGTCGGCAGGGCCAGAGAGCTGGATCTGGACAAGCCACCCGGGGTCGCCGAGACCATCGACTGGGTGGCCGCGCTGGTCATCCTGGGGGTCGGCGATCTGGTGGACCCAACCGCCCTGGCAGGCTTGAGCACACTGGCGAAGACCCCCGACGACAGCGCAGCACTGCGCGATGCGTTCAACGAGTACCGCGGCCAGCTGGCCACCGGATGAGGAGAGTCCATGAAGATCGACAACGAGTTCACCGTCAGCGTCCCGATCGCGCAGGCCTGGGAGGTCCTCAGCGACATGGAGCAGGTGGTCCCGTTGATGCCGGGTGCCCAGCTCACCGGGCGTGAGGGCGAGGATTTCCTCGGCAAGGTCAAGGTCAAGGTCGGCCCGGTGACCAGCGAGTTCAGCGGCAAGGCCCATTTCGTCGAGCGCGACGCGGCCCAGCACCGCGCTGTCGTCGACGGCCGCGGTAAAGAAGCCCGCGGCACGGGCAATGCCGCCGCCACCGTCGTCCTGCAGCTGCACGAGTCCGGTGACCACACCCGGGTGACCGTCGAAACCGACCTGAAGATCGTCGGCAAGCTGGCTCAGTTCGGTAGCAGCATGCTCCAGCAGGTATCGGAGAAACTGCTCGGCCAGTTCGTCGACTCGCTGGAGGCCAAGCTGGTCGCCGGTGAAGGCGAGTCGGCCGCGGCGAGCGTCGTGGAAACCCCGGCTACCCCGGGTGCGCAGGCTCTCGGCGCCCCGGCCGCCACCGCGACACCACGGGTCGCCCCTGCTGCCGAACCCGAGCCCATCGACCTGCTCCAGTTGGCCGGCGGCACGTCGGTCACCAAGTACGCGGCGGCCGCTGTCGCTGCTCTGGTGCTGCTGATCCTCGTCGTCGTCCTGCGCCGGCGGCACACCGAGTGACCACCCCCGCGCTGCTGCGCGGAGTCGACCTGGCCGCGTTCGCGGCCGCACTGGTCGCCCGCCTGCGCGCCGGTGGTGTGACGGTCGCGGCCAGCGGCCCCGCCGCCTTCGTCGCCGCCATGCGTGAGCTGGTTCCGACGTCGCGGACCCAGCTCTACTGGGCAGCCCGCCTGACCCTGGTGAACCGCGTCGAAGACCTTCCGCCTTTCGATGCCGTCTTCGAGGCGGTGTTCGCCGACGCCGTCCTGCCCGTCGATCCGGTGAGTCTGCGAGCGCAACGAGGGGCGACCGCCACCCCTGTTCCTGCGGCCGGTCACCGCGACGACACTGGTCCCCACGCCGAGGGATTGCCGTGGGCGACCCGACCGCCGTCGCTACGGGGTGCCGAGCCGGTGGGTGACGCTGCCCCGATTCCCGACGTGTTGCCCAGCCGGATCGTGGCGCGTGCGGAGGAGCCGTTCGAGACGTTCGACGAGGCCGACCTGCGCGCGATCGGGACCTGGTTGGAGCGCGCGCTCACGGCCTGGCCGACGCGGCGAACTCTGCGCACCGAATCGAGTCGGCACGGCAAGCGCATCGATCTTCGCGCCACCATGCGCGCCTGCCGCAGCACCGGGTGGGAGCCCGTGGTGCTGGCCAGGACGCGGCCGCGCCGCAGGCGACGCCGATTGGTGTTGGTCTGCGACGTCAGCCGGTCGATGCAGCCGTATGCGGCGATCTATCTGCATCTGATGCGGGCGGCGGCGTTGCGTCAGGCGGGCTTTCACCCCGAGGTTTTCGCGTTCTCGACGACGCTGACCAGGCTGACTGCGGTCTTGGCCCATCGCGCCCCCGAGGTCGCGCTGGCCAAAGCGAACGCCAAGGTCACCGATCGATACGGGGGCACCCAGCTGGGCCGCTCTATCGCGGACCTGCTGGCGCCACCCCACGGTGCCGCCCTGCGCGGCGCGGTGGTGATGATTGCCTC
Coding sequences within:
- a CDS encoding AAA family ATPase → MRFTGTDNVVRRFDEHGYLLDDGTASAFYLAAALNRPLLLEGEPGVGKTTAAKALAAVLNTSLIRLQCYEGLTAAEALYDWNYQRQLLAIKLAESRGAAIEESDLYSEAYLVDRPILACVRHRGQAPPVLLIDEIDRADDEFEALLLEFLGESAVTVPELGTFVAQQPPVTVLTSNRSRDLHDALRRRCLYHWIDYPQPARAAAIVRRSVPGATEPLIEHATQFVGRARELDLDKPPGVAETIDWVAALVILGVGDLVDPTALAGLSTLAKTPDDSAALRDAFNEYRGQLATG
- a CDS encoding XdhC family protein codes for the protein MTISERARQLLYARTPFVHATVVRAQPPTSARAGDEAILLADGTIEGFVGGECAQNSVRKAALGALQAGESVLLRVLPDGDVHFPDAPGASVVVNPCLSGGALEIFLTPQLPAPMVHICGAAPIAEDLARVCGVLGYQVRRDDVPNFEGATAVVIATHGGAEAETIRAALRAGVGYVGLVASRVRGASVLESLDLDDAERARVHTPVGLPIGAKTSAEIAVSIAAEVIAGIRRDGLPVSPRQDRPTTVVDPVCGMTVAVQPDTPHLQIGDQDYWFCCPRCRSSFAAGQA
- a CDS encoding (2Fe-2S)-binding protein, with the translated sequence MHVTMTVNGEQVSAEIEPRVLLVHFLRDQLRLTGTHWGCDTSNCGTCVVAVDGEPVKSCTMLAAMAGGHDIRTVEGLADGATLDPVQEGFMQCHGLQCGFCTPGMMITARTLLDRNPNPTEDEIREAISGQICRCTGYTTIVRSVQWAAAHSGQEVQA
- a CDS encoding vWA domain-containing protein, giving the protein MTTPALLRGVDLAAFAAALVARLRAGGVTVAASGPAAFVAAMRELVPTSRTQLYWAARLTLVNRVEDLPPFDAVFEAVFADAVLPVDPVSLRAQRGATATPVPAAGHRDDTGPHAEGLPWATRPPSLRGAEPVGDAAPIPDVLPSRIVARAEEPFETFDEADLRAIGTWLERALTAWPTRRTLRTESSRHGKRIDLRATMRACRSTGWEPVVLARTRPRRRRRRLVLVCDVSRSMQPYAAIYLHLMRAAALRQAGFHPEVFAFSTTLTRLTAVLAHRAPEVALAKANAKVTDRYGGTQLGRSIADLLAPPHGAALRGAVVMIASDGWGADAPEVVDQALARLKRRAAQLIWLNPRAAAPGFQPLAGSMAAALPYCDVFLPANSLAGIEELFAALAAVENRSGFTGRLCPAVRRP
- a CDS encoding SRPBCC family protein, with the protein product MKIDNEFTVSVPIAQAWEVLSDMEQVVPLMPGAQLTGREGEDFLGKVKVKVGPVTSEFSGKAHFVERDAAQHRAVVDGRGKEARGTGNAAATVVLQLHESGDHTRVTVETDLKIVGKLAQFGSSMLQQVSEKLLGQFVDSLEAKLVAGEGESAAASVVETPATPGAQALGAPAATATPRVAPAAEPEPIDLLQLAGGTSVTKYAAAAVAALVLLILVVVLRRRHTE
- a CDS encoding aerobic carbon-monoxide dehydrogenase large subunit, whose protein sequence is MGRSAFRAGGPGVTTVERRPEDTADNNQKPCGYGRMLRKEDPRFIRGRGNYVDDVQLPGMLHLAILRSPYAHATINSIDTTAAQAHPKVKAVVTGADLAEKGLAWMPTLSNDVQAVLATDKVRFQGQEVAFVVAEDRYSARDALELIDVDYGPLDPVIDVRTALDPSVPVIRTDLDGKTDNHCFDWETGDAAATEAAFAKADVVVKQEIVYPRVHPAPMETCGAVADLDPVTGKLTLWSTTQAPHAHRTLYALVAGLPEHKIRIIAPDIGGGFGNKVPIYPGYVCAIVGSLLLGRPVKWMEDRSENLTSTGFARDYIMVGEIAATSDGKILAIRSSVLADHGAFNGVAAPVKYPAGFFGVFTGSYDIEAAYCHMTAVYTNKAPGGVAYACSFRITEAVYFVERLVDCLAFELKMDPAQLRLANLLRAEQFPYKSKTGWLYDSGDYEATMRLAMDMIGYDQLRAEQAEKRARGELMGIGMSFFTEAVGAGPRKDMDILGLGMADGCELRIHPTGKAVLRLSVQTQGQGHETTFAQIVAEELGIPPDDIEVVHGDTDQTPFGLGTYGSRSTPVSGAAAALVARKIRDKAKIIASGMLEASVADLEWDKGSFRIKGDPAAAVTIQDIAMRAHGAGDLPEGLEGGLDAEVCYNPENLTYPYGAYFCVVDVDPGTAVVKVRRFLAVDDCGTRINPMIIEGQVHGGIVDGIGMALMEMIAFDEEGNCLGGSLMDYLIPTAVEVPHLETGHTVTPSPHHPIGAKGVGESATVGSPPAVVNAVVDALAPFGVRHADMPLTPSRVWEAMQGRATPPI